From Macaca mulatta isolate MMU2019108-1 chromosome 1, T2T-MMU8v2.0, whole genome shotgun sequence, the proteins below share one genomic window:
- the ZNF593 gene encoding zinc finger protein 593 produces the protein MGRSRRTGAHRAHSLARQMKAKRRRPDLDEIHRELRPLGPARPQPDPDAEPDPDLPGGGLHRCLACARYFIDSANLKTHFRSKDHKKRLKQLSVEPYSQEEAERAAGMGSYVPPRRLAVPTEVSTEVPEMDTST, from the exons ATGGGTCGCTCCCGCCGGACAGGCGCGCACCGAGCGCACTCTCTAGCCCGGCAGATGAAGGCGAAGCGGCGGCGGCCGGACCTGGATGAAATTCACCGCGAGCTGCGGCCTCTGGGACCCGCACGGCCCCAGCCCGACCCAGACGCCGAGCCCGACCCCGACCTGCCAGGGGGCGGCCTGCACCGCTGTCTGGCCTGCGC GAGGTACTTCATCGATTCCGCCAATCTGAAGACCCACTTCCGATCCAAAGACCACAAGAAAAG gctgaagcagcTGAGCGTCGAGCCCTACAGTCAGGAAGAGGCGGAGAGGGCAGCGGGTATGGGATCCTATGTGCCCCCCAGGCGGCTAGCAGTGCCCACAGAAGTGTCCACTGAGGTCCCTGAGATGGACACCTCTACCTGA
- the LOC106997062 gene encoding transmembrane protein ZNF593OS: MRFRRLTPGYFRVLQMQVAGELKAEPRSLLVGVVATVLAVLGLGGSCYAVWKMVGQRRVPRAP; this comes from the exons ATGCGATTTCGACGCCTGACCCCTGGTTACTTCCGGGTGCTACAG ATGCAGGTAGCTGGTGAGCTGAAGGCAGAGCCCCGCAGTCTGCTGGTGGGAGTTGTGGCTACAGTGCTAGCTGTCCTCGGGCTGGGTGGCTCCTGCTATGCCGTCTGGAAGATGGTGGGGCAGCGGCGGGTGCCACGGGCCCCATAA